Proteins from a single region of Seriola aureovittata isolate HTS-2021-v1 ecotype China chromosome 9, ASM2101889v1, whole genome shotgun sequence:
- the hoxc13a gene encoding homeobox protein Hox-C13a: MTTSLVLHPRWADTLMYVYEKSPNENNQNKSQTMEGLSGNCPATHCRDLMSHPALGRHSGTIATHQGSVYSDISSPDTGRQCPAPQTSSSASLSYGYPFGNPYYGCRLSHSHNVNLQQKPCSYHPAEKYAEPSTALPTEELSTRAKEFAFYPSFASSYQAVPGYLDVSVVPSISAHPEPRHDALIPMEGYQHWALSNGWDGQVYCSKEQTQSTHLWKSPFPDVVPLQPEVSSYRRGRKKRVPYTKIQLKELEKEYAASKFITKDKRRRISAATNLSERQVTIWFQNRRVKEKKFVSKSKNNHMHTT; the protein is encoded by the exons ATGACGACTTCGCTGGTTCTGCATCCACGCTGGGCGGACACCTTGATGTACGTTTATGAAAAAAGCCCGAATGAAAACAACCAGAATAAAAGCCAAACAATGGAGGGACTGAGCGGTAATTGCCCTGCGACCCACTGCAGGGACCTGATGTCGCACCCCGCGCTAGGACGACATTCTGGCACCATAGCGACCCACCAGGGCTCCGTCTACTCGGATATTTCCTCCCCAGACACCGGCCGGCAGTGTCCCGCTCCCCAAACATCATCCAGTGCATCTTTGAGCTACGGTTATCCCTTTGGAAACCCATATTACGGCTGTAGATTATCTCATTCGCACAACGTGAACTTGCAGCAGAAGCCTTGCTCGTACCATCCCGCAGAAAAATATGCCGAGCCCAGCACAGCTCTGCCCACGGAAGAACTGTCTACCAGGGCGAAAGAGTTTGCCTTCTACCCGAGTTTCGCCAGCTCATATCAGGCTGTTCCTGGATACCTCGACGTGTCGGTGGTGCCTAGTATTAGTGCCCATCCTGAACCGCGGCACGACGCCTTGATTCCCATGGAGGGCTACCAGCACTGGGCTCTCTCCAATGGCTGGGATGGGCAGGTGTACTGCTCCAAAGAGCAAACGCAGTCAACTCATCTTTGGAAATCACCTTTCCCAG ATGTTGTGCCATTGCAGCCTGAGGTCAGCAGTTACCGCCGTGGGCGTAAAAAACGGGTCCCTTACACCAAGATCCagctgaaggagctggagaaagagTATGCAGCCAGCAAATTCATCACCAAAGACAAGAGAAGGCGCATCTCGGCCGCCACCAACCTCTCAGAGCGTCAAGTTACCATCTGGTTCCAAAACCGGCGGGTCAAGGAGAAGAAATTTGTCAGTAAATCCAAGAACAATCACATGCACACCACTTGA